From a region of the Daphnia magna isolate NIES linkage group LG1, ASM2063170v1.1, whole genome shotgun sequence genome:
- the LOC116932894 gene encoding autophagy-related protein 2 homolog A isoform X1 yields MPWYFPWSEAIKKRACRYLLQHYLGRFLDTKLGLDQLSVDLYKGTGCVKDVNLDVEALNDLSDEQGLPLEFLDGSISEVSVSVPWSALLSDSSFVEIKGLCLVVRPKQQCKNAFMWESMINSMIMTTSMQLAEECLKENEGESFEESQTTFEGLELFAQTLETVLARIKVRVIDTVIRLEYVPQSSLSGVGLEIHVKRMDYFDMAGQDQNVPNGHQIVNEKSAYATKKFRLEGVSIYSDEFAANQKTQSRSCSTDNSSSSGSFPESDYDIKTPDQKFSDNLILCGKLSGRHEIAIRYKQCENLLGPKMELDVTLGSSVLFFSPRQFHSFHAIFQALVLPAFEINNKSKRNEKPMQLSDYRRIENELQQQIKQATLPSVPGESLSRKGWSTGYLDDSDEEFHAFEPRPMGKMDINLVQTIQQPNESPSCETNRRTESPSVRHSKANSHFSENGCPLEEENAAVRMRFSVKLGSLVVLLIHEDIFACNSTTGQLAASSVDQMRSLANFFFDQIGLLHLVGAGIKDLSVTKEKLNTACSKSHLRFILAPVSINGTEQDSTLGTTMELNLTAAVAEILECLVEKSSLVPNTGIDSFPIIHFLPHLDGCQTKPNLHLKFISHQPGRILQKVRKPSMPEMNINFYFCPCEIEVDMSIVDRITALLNRPSFLCSPKARFNQMYQEKHISVDAVLDNDSLCQTNISVSCPKLNVKLRFPIPDLRPVHDLQRNPWWRRCLRPDVLTIVLQEVILKTTFTPNETSTTVHLVCKEAIGSYQEKANEEALKFLHAVAQDDDDVDIADGAGHYDLPRVTMVFRPSHTNGIELEDQDETDRENDDDADVMTMSTGEALLGITAEQPSPFSKQRRIHKGQNHRDEGAILDELVIPGDSEETSEFITLACKMCLTQIDISLPKATLLLPSKQFFETIYNRLSTDLCLWEPSAPEYFASHGKPFHETQTMSNFSGLGSAVLQSPIPNMFIMCKSGVAYESDSESDEDGNEAAYTYRKSRPEQLNGKGKMKSSPSKMCVLVNIGKGSGTLFCHIKDSFGGDSVTHHGEIQFCIENGRFFSVTGFKGDDQTGHICFHASKASLSHNGYVLNSYEDLGDHPSSRLHQTSRVDQVIYPSPSDTRVGREQVENGPMISLAIKIHNDTRQHVKTFKTAIAVQGGILRHRFAPPTQSWFNQLIDFLDVVDYPIAGYCTPTVITELHLNISDCGIDYRPLYLPARAFLSVGAVNVSSNIMALTNSSVLRFVVEDACLYLSNRVSYGTVNLQRDYVCVLEIDLIELSLRLREKQEEAGDPSRNNFELPETKLPFFELQASLNLIRLRTCADSCRLLLDLMKYLAEDGDFDEKGIAMSEDSSESGVLLKSGLNSAVGGSLSSLCEQEKESQVNDLMAEAMRDSSPVQQRQSYKSQPKEESVANTTEVFFFPDENQIPIRNVNLMNYQKGSCGNRHQDIAQQLMDEALDPECDDCPKTEEEFCILENDPGVGFTPRGGEPHVRQLMSASVQVVDGHFSPPIGKIDVLKAPKNFPVPVMRYVLGEMTLIWEIFGGQDFSKSTSSSNASSKSKFHKTVSFTKRKDSPEQVKFCPSADGKNTSQPIGKRPNDWHRCQNMRGGYNRQQDVKLELQMNKVRLIHEVYPDDTFQASRQVLTIADIEIRDRLAESHINKLLYQYCCEARPRQAHANMVLVKALHIRPDLRLPALECCLKVSILPLRLHLDQDTLAFMTDFFASMSEVGCHDEEDGGRSAMNGPIPVPIMGLAGDVVSPSPCPREFTHQRDSVSTADSNDLSISPPVYFRSFTFSPDVLIRFDYHGKGVDLSQGPSFSGLLVGLGQLNCSQLTLKRLSHRHGLLGIHKLIAYALNEWLIDIKKNQLPSIMAGVGPMHSIVQLVQGIRDLFWLPVEQFQKDGRIVRGLQRGANAFSTSAALAILELTSRVVQTLQSAAETAYDVVSPGPSVRRSRTGSRGRRRRQVQPVDIRDGVAKAYQVVKEGLGETAQTLVRVANEEAEQKGMTGAVGGVLRQIPPIVVKPIILATEATFNVIGGVQSQLMPDTRKEACDKWRRDD; encoded by the exons ATGCCTTGGTATTTTCCATGGTCTGAGGCAATCAAGAAAAGAGCATGCAGATATTTGCTGCAACATTATCTTGGACGATTCTTGGATACAAAACTAGGATTAGACCAGCTGAGTGTGGACTTATACAAAGGGACTGGTTGTGTGAAAGATGTAAATCTTGATGTGGAG GCACTAAATGATCTAAGTGATGAACAAGGTTTGCCTCTAGAATTTTTAGATGGATCCATATCTGAAGTATCAGTTTCTGTTCCTTGGTCAGCTTTACTTAGTGACAGTAGTTTTGTGGAAATCAAAGGGCTTTGTCTGGTTGTACGCCCAAAACAACAATGCAAAAATG CTTTTATGTGGGAATCTATGATCAACAGCATGATCATGACCACAAGTATGCAGCTGGCAGAAGAGTgcttgaaagaaaatgaaggagAATCTTTTGAAGAATCTCAAACCACATTTGAAGGATTGGAACTATTTGCCCAAACACTTGAAACTGTTCTAGCAAGAATCAAGGTCAGGGTTATTGACACTGTTATCAGATTGGAATATGTCCCTCAAAGTTCATTGTCTGGAGTTGGCCTAGAAATCCATGTAAAAAG AATGGATTATTTTGATATGGCAGGCCAAGACCAAAATGTTCCAAATGGTCACCAAATTGTTAACGAAAAATCTGCTTacgcaacaaaaaaatttcgattGGAGGGTGTTTCAATATATTCTGATGAGTTTGCTGCAAATCAGAAAACACAATCAAGAAGTTGTTCAACTGATAATTCCTCATCTTCTGGTTCATTCCCAGAATCTGATTATGACATTAAAACCCCAGATCAAAAGTTCTCTGATAATTTAATTCTCTGTGGGAAACTTAGTGGCCGACATGAAATAGCCATACGATACAAACAATGTGAAAACCTTCTTGGGCCTAAG ATGGAGTTGGACGTTACGCTGGGGTCAAGTGTCCTGTTTTTTTCACCTCGTCAGTTTCATTCCTTCCATGCTATTTTCCAAGCTTTAGTTTTACCAGCTTttgaaatcaa CAACAAAAGCAAACGCAACGAAAAGCCAATGCAATTGTCAGATTACCGACGAATTGAAAACGAGCTCCAACAGCAAATAAAGCAAGCAACCTTACCAAGTGTTCCAGGGGAATCACTCAGTAGGAAAGGCTGGTCGACTGGATACTTGG ATGATAGTGATGAAGAATTTCATGCATTTGAGCCAAGGCCTATGGGGAAAATGGACATTAACCTGGTACAGACAATTCAGCAACCAAATGAGAGCCCATC ATGCGAAACTAACAGGCGCACTGAATCGCCGTCTGTGCGCCATTCGAAAGCTAATAGTC atttttctgaaaatggATGTCCACTGGAAGAAGAGAACGCGGCGGTACGGATGCGGTTTTCAGTGAAATTGGGAAGTCTTGTGGTTTTACTGATTCACGAAGATATCTTCGCTTGCAATTCAACTACAGGCCAGCTTGCAGCATCTTCTGTTGACCAGATGCGTTCATTggccaattttttctttgaccaAATAGGATTGCTTCATTTGGTTGGAGCCGGGATAAAGGACTTATCTGTTACTAAAGAAAAACTCAATACAGCATGCTCCAAAAGTCATCTACG ATTCATACTGGCCCCTGTGAGCATCAATGGTACCGAACAGGACTCTACCTTGGGGACTACCATGGAATTGAATCTGACAGCTGCGGTGGCAGAGATCTTGGAGTGTCTTGTAGAAAAGTCTTCTTTGGTACCTAATACTGGAATAGATTCTTTTCCT attatTCACTTCCTCCCACATTTGGATGGATGCCAAACAAAGCCAAATcttcatttgaaattcataTCCCATCAACCAGGGCGTATTTTACAGAAAGTCCGCAAGCCTTCTATGCCCGAAATGAATATCAA TTTCTATTTCTGTCCATGCGAGATCGAGGTCGATATGTCGATAGTTGATCGTATCACAGCCCTCCTAAATCGACCAAGTTTCTTATGTAGTCCAAAAGCCAGGTTTAATCAGATGTATCAG gAGAAACACATCAGCGTTGATGCCGTATTGGACAACGATTCACTTTGTCAGACGAACATTAGTGTATCATGTCCGAAACTTAATGTAAAGTTGAG ATTTCCTATCCCGGATTTACGACCTGTCCATGATTTGCAGCGGAATCCGTGGTGGCGGAGGTGTCTTCGTCCGGATGTTTTAACTATAGTACTTCAGGAAGTTATCTTGAAAACGACCTTCACCCCAAACGAAACGAGCACGACCGTCCACCTCGTGTGCAAGGAAGCCATTGGCAGTTATCAAGAAAAAGCGAACGAAGAAGCCTTAAAATTTTTGCATGCTGTGGCTCAAGACGACGATGATGTGGATATAGCAGATGGAGCTGGTCATTATGACCTTCCTCGAGTAACAATGGTTTTTCGACCCTCACACACCAATGGAATTGAATTAGAAGATCAAGACGAAACTGATCGGGAAAACGATGATGACGCTGATGTGATGACTATGTCGACAGGAGAGGCTTTGCTCGGAATCACAGCTGAACAACCGTCGCCCTTCAGTAAACAAAGGCGCATTCATAAAGGGCAAAATCATCGGGACGAAG GTGCGATATTGGACGAGTTGGTGATCCCCGGAGACAGCGAAGAAACTTCAGAATTCATTACTTTAGCTTGCAAGATGTGCCTCACCCAGATAGATATTTCGCTTCCAAAGGCTACTTTACTGTTACCATCAAAACAATTCTTTGAGACAATCTACAACAGACTGTCTACTGATCTGTGCCTATGGGAACCATCAGCTCCTGAATATTTTGCCTCCCATGGAAAGCCTTTTCATGAAACACAGACCATGTCCAATTTTAGTGGACTTGGCTCGGCTGTCCTGCAAAGCCCGATTCCTAACATGTTCATTATGTGCAAATCGGGAGTTGCCTATG AATCAGATTCGGAATCGGATGAAGATGGTAATGAAGCAGCTTATACCTACAGGAAAAGCCGACCAGAACAATTGAATGGcaaaggaaaaatgaaatcttCGCCTAGTAAAATGTGCGTTTTAGTCAATATCGGCAAAGGATCTGGAACATTGTTTTGTCACATAAAG GATTCATTTGGAGGCGATAGTGTAACCCATCACGGAGAAATCCAGTTCTGCATTGAAAATGGAAGATTTTTTTCTGTAACCGGTTTCAAAGGAGATGATCAAACAGGGCATATCTGTTTTCATGCTTCCAAAGCATCTCTGTCGCATAACG GCTATGTTCTAAATTCGTACGAAGACCTTGGTGATCACCCGAGCTCGAGGTTGCACCAAACAAGCCGTGTCGATCAAGTAATTTATCCTTCCCCTAGCGACACCAGAGTTGGACGGGAACAGGTGGAAAATGGACCAATGATTTCTTTGGCCATAAAAATTCATAATGACACCCGACAGCACGTAAAG ACCTTCAAAACTGCCATCGCCGTTCAAGGAGGTATCCTACGTCATCGGTTTGCTCCTCCCACTCAAAGCTGGTTCAACCAATTAATCGATTTCCTCGACGTGGTTGACTATCCTATAGCAGGCTATTGTACGCCTACTGTTATTACGGAGCTCCATCTTAATATATCAGACTGTGGAATAGACTATag GCCACTCTATTTACCTGCCAGAGCGTTCCTTAGTGTTGGGGCAGTAAACGTGTCAAGCAATATAATGGCCCTTACCAACTCGTCTGTGCTACGTTTCGTTGTAGAAGATGCCTGCTTATACTTGTCAAATCGCGTAAGCTACGGGACAGTAAATCTTCAAAGGGATTATGTTTGTGTGCTCGAAATTGACTTAATCGAACTGTCGCTGAGACTGCgtgaaaaacaagaagaagcaggAGACCCGTCTAGAAACAACTTTGAACTCCCGGAAACCAAATTACCTTTCTTTGAGTTGCAGGCGTCGTTAAACCTAATCCGTTTAAGAACTTGCGCTGACTCTTGCCGACTGTTACTTGATTTAATGAAGTATTTGGCGGAGGACGGTGATTTCGATGAAAAAGGGATCGCTATGTCGGAAGACTCGAGTGAAAGCGGTGTACTGCTAAAAAGTGGATTGAACAGTGCTGTAGGAGGCTCCTTGTCGTCTCTCTGTgagcaagaaaaagaatcgCAAGTAAATGATCTCATGGCTGAGGCCATGCGAGATTCAAGTCCTGTACAACAACGACAATCGTACAAATCGCAACCAAAAGAAGAGTCTGTGGCCAATACGACggaagttttcttctttcctgaTGAAAACCAAATTCCCATTCGAAATGTAAATCTTATGAATTACCAAAAAGGATCCTGCGGAAATCGGCATCAGGACATAGCTCAGCAACTTATGGATGAAGCGCTTGATCCAGAATGCGACGATTGCCCAAAGACGGAAGAAGAATTTTGCATCCTAGAAAATGATCCTGGCGTCGGATTTACG CCCCGAGGAGGTGAGCCACATGTTCGTCAGTTAATGTCGGCTTCCGTACAAGTTGTCGACGGCCATTTTTCGCCTCCCATTGGAAAAATTGACGTCCTTAAAGCTCCGAAGAACTTTCCCGTCCCGGTTATGCGATATGTGCTCGGTGAAATGACTCTGATTTGGGAAATATTTGGTGGCCAAGATTTTTCCAAGTCTACGTCGTCTTCCAATGCGAG CAGTAAGTCAAAGTTTCACAAGACGGTCAGCTTCACGAAGAGAAAGGACAGCCCTGAACAGGTAAAATTTTGCCCATCGGCTGACGGTAAGAATACGTCTCAACCCATTGGGAAACGTCCAAACGATTGGCATAGATGTCAAAACATGAGAGGTGGTTACAACAGACAACAAGACGTTAAATTGGAGCTTCAAATGAACAAG GTGCGTCTTATTCATGAAGTTTACCCTGACGATACGTTCCAAGCCTCCCGGCAAGTCTTAACAATAGCTGATATAGAAATCAGGGACCGCCTCGCTGAATCACACATTAACAAACTATTGTATCAGTACTGTTGCGAGGCACGACCTCGACAGGCTCATGCTAACATGGTTCTCGTCAAGGCGCTACACATTAGACCTGATCTTCGTCTACCTGCTTTGGAATGTTgtttaaaa GTGTCCATTTTACCTCTACGGTTGCATTTAGATCAAGATACGCTTGCCTTTATGACTGACTTTTTTGCTTCCATGTCCGAAGTAGGGTGCCATGACG AAGAAGACGGAGGAAGATCCGCTATGAATGGCCCGATTCCAGTTCCCATAATGGGTTTAGCAGGAGACGTTGTCTCACCAAGCCCTTGCCCGAGAGAATTTACCCATCAGCGGGATTCAGTTAGCACTGCGGACAGCAATGATCTGTCAATTTCCCCGCCCGTGTATTTCCGATCGTTTACCTTTTCACCTGATGTGTTGATCCGATTTGACTACCACGGCAAAGGGGTGGACCTTAGTCAAGGACCTTCCTTTTCTGGGCTTTTAGTCGGGCTTGGCCAATTGAATTGCTCACAGTTGACTCTTAAACGACTATCCCATCGACACGG GCTTCTTGGAATCCATAAGTTGATCGCATATGCTCTAAACGAATGGTTGATTGACATCAAGAAAAACCAGCTTCCGTCAATAATGGCAGGTGTGGGACCAATGCATTCAATCGTTCAGTTAG TTCAAGGAATCCGCGATCTTTTCTGGCTACCAGTAGAACAGTTTCAAAAAGATGGCAGAATTGTTCGTGGGCTGCAACGAGGTGCCAATGCTTTCAGTACATCTGCTGCGTTAGCGATTCTGGAGTTGACTTCTCGTGTAGTACAAACTTTACAG AGCGCTGCCGAAACTGCTTATGATGTTGTTTCACCTGGACCCAGCGTGAGGCGATCCCGGACAGGTTCACGGGGTCGACGTCGAAGGCAAGTTCAGCCCGTGGATATTCGCGATGGAGTAGCCAAAGCCTATCAAGTCGTCAAGGAA GGCTTAGGAGAAACCGCCCAAACCTTAGTTCGTGTTGCAAATGAAGAAGCAGAGCAAAAGGGCATGACGGGTGCTGTGGGTGGTGTTTTACGACAAATTCCTCCCATTGTAGTCAAACCAATAATTTTAGCAACGGAAGCCACATTCAACGTGATTGGTGGTGTTCAAAGTCAGCTGATGCCTGATACGCGAAAGGAAGCTTGTGACAAATGGAGACGAGATGATTAA